CTACGCCCCGGTGGTTATGGCCGGGGCCGGCCTTCGATCCAGTAGGCGACCCAGTCCACGAAGGCGGTGTCGACGTTCCACTCGTCCACGGCGATGCCGCGCACGGTCTTGGTCATGCCGACTTCACCGCTGGCCCACACGTACTCCACGGCGGCTGACGGGTGGCCGTTTTCCGCCGCCTCGCGGAGATGAGTGGCGACGGCCTCGGATTCCATCCCGGGTGTGGTGTAGATGATCTGCAGGGATGCCACCCGGTCAGACCAGTCCTCCGCCAGCCCGCTTTCCAGGTCGTCGGGGGAGTGGGCGACGACAACGACGTGGTACCTGGAGAGATCATCGGTGTGATGGTCGTCGGTGAACTCGAGGACGGTCAGCAGAGCGGGGACGGCTGACGGGTCGGCGACGAAGAGGGGGCGTTCGGCGTGGCGGATCCAGATGGCGTTGCACAGCCAGACTCCGGCGGTGGCGCCGGGGCGGACCTGTGAGACCCAGCTGGCACCGGGGCCGGGGTGGTCGTCGTGCATCACCACGTCGACATCGATCTCTCCTTCATCCTGCCGCAGGTGGCGCACGGTGTACCAGCGCAGTCCCGGCCGTACAGCCTCATCGATCTCAGCGACGGCAGCGCGGATATTCCGTCCTGCGGTGTCGAAAGGCTCGAAGTCGTGACCCTGCTGTGGCATCAGCAGGCCAAAGAACTCGTCGGGCCCAGTGAGCTCCAGCTCCCTGAATTCGGGGGACGACAGTGTGAGCCGTCGGAGGTTCGGCGCGATCAACTCATTGGCGGTCACCGTGACCGGGACGAGTCGTCCGCCGAAATCGTCGGCGGGTTCAGTGCCCTCGGACGGGTCACGTCGTGGGTGCTCCCGGAGTTCGGTGTCGCGGACGGCGGTGGCGGGCGTGGTGGCCATGGTGGTGCTCCTGTCTATGGTGGCTGTTTAGGATGCGGGGTCGCCGAGGTGGTCGCCGGTCTCCGGCGGGGCTGACGGCACGATCAACGGGCCGCCGACGACCGGGTCGTCAATGACGACGGCATCGAGGTTGAAGACGTCCTTGAGCAGGCGGGAGGTGATGATCTCGCCGGGGCTTCCCGCTGCCTCGATAGCACCGTCACGCATGACCACCAGGTGGTCGGAGTAGCGTACGGCCAGGTTGAGGTCGTGCAGCACCATGACCACGGTACGGTCGAGACGGCCTTTGAGCTCCCGGACCAGATCGAGGACCTCGATGGAGTGGGAGAGATCGAGGTACGTCGTCGGCTCGTCGAGGAACAGGACTTCGGTGTGCTGTGCCAGGACCATGGATATCCACACCCGCTGGCGTTGGCCGCCGGACAGCGAGTCCACCGGCCGGTCGGCGAGGTTGGCGACCGAGGTCATCTCGAGGGCTGCCATGACCTCCTCTTCGTCCGTGGACGACCATTGCCTGATCCAGCTCTGGTGAGGGTGACGGCCACGCGAAACCAGGTCAGAGACCACGAGACCGGGCGGGGCGACCGGTGACTGCGGAAGCACACCGATGATCTTGGCGAGGTCTTTTCGCTTCATACCGCCGATGTCGGTGGAGTCGAGGTGGACGTCACCTGCCCGGGAGGGGAGGAGTCGGGCCAGCGACCGGAGCAGTGTGGATTTTCCGCAGCCGTTCGGGCCGATGATGGTCGTGACCTTGCCTCCGGGGATGCTCAGCGACAGGTCATCGATGATCGGAGCACCTTTGCCGTAGCCGACGGTGAGGCCGGAGGCGGTGATCGTGTTGGTCTGGGTACGGGTCTGGGTGCTCATTCGGTGGAGGCCCTCCGGTTGTTCTGGACGAGCAGATAGATCAGGAACAGTCCGCCGACTGCGGACGTCAGCAGTCCCACGGGGAGTTCGACGGGAAGGAGTGACTGGGTCGCCATGTCGGCGAGGACCAGTAGGCAGGACCCGAACAGTGCGGATGCCAGCAGCGGCGGTGTCGACCGTCCGCAGAGTCGTTGGGCGATCTGCGGGGAAACGAACGCGACGAAGCCGATGGGGCCGGCCGCGGAGACGGCGACGGCGGCCAGCGCGACGGAGAACACGAGGAGTGCGACCTGCACCCCGGTGACGTTCTGGCCGAGTGACCGGGCCACGTCGGGGCCGAGCACACCAGCGAGCAGTTGAAAGGAGATCCATGCGAAGATCGGTGCCCCGATCAAGACGAGGAGAATGACCGGCAGTGCCCGGGTCCAGTTTGTGGCATTCAGTGACCCGGAAAGCCACAACTGCGCTGTCGTGGCGTCGCGCAGGTCCGCGCGGGTCATCAGGAAGTTGATGAAGGCCATCAGCAGTGCGGAGATGATGATGCCGGAGAGCACGAGGCGGAAGGGGTCCATGCCACGGCGGTAGGCGAGGATCCAGATGGCCAGTCCAGTGAGCAGTCCACCGGCGAGGGCAGCGACGGGGATGCCGACGCCGGAGAGCCAGCCGACGAGACCGCCGGAGGCACCGCCGCCGAGCACGATGATGGTCACAGCCATCGCAGAGGCACCGGTGGTGATGCCGAGAATGTCGGGACTGGCCAGGGCGTTGCGGGTGACCGACTGGGTGAGCGCACCGGACAGGCCCAGGGCGGCGCCGACGACGATCCCGGTCACGGATCGGGGCATGCGCCAGTCGAAGACGACGAGTTCCTCGATGCGGGACGGTTCGACGATGAGGTCGCGGAGTCCAGCCAGGTGCAGGGAGTCGAAGAGCCGGGCGCTGATGATCTCGGCGACGCGGATCGGGGTCAGCGGGTAGTCGCCGAGGCAGATGGACAGCAGGAACAGGATGACCGCCGTGATCGCCAGGACGACGGTCACGAAGAAGTGGCGGGGACGCCATACCGTGGACAGTGCGCCGAGCCGGAATGCGGGACGTCCTGGCACCCGGGAATTGTGGACCCAGGTGCGCCGGGGCTCCCGCGGAGTCTCCGTGTCGGTGGTCGTACCGGTGGGGGTCACAGTTGCACCACCTTTCTGCGGACGAGCATGTAGATGAAGAGTGGTGCGCCGACGAACGCGAGGACAATGCCGACTTGAAGCTCACCGGGGCGGGCCACGAGGCGACCGAGGACATCAGCGTAGATCAGGAGGGTCGCTCCACCGAGCGCTGAGTACGGCAGGATCCAGCGGTAATCCGGCCCGGTGATCGAACGGACGAGGTGGGGGACGACGAGCCCGAGGAAGGCGATGGGCCCCGCGGCGGCGGTCGCGGATGCTGCCAGCAGTGCGATGACGACCATGCCCATGAACCGGGCGACACGGGTGTTGACGCCCAGGGCGGTGGCGACGTCGTCACCGAGGTTCAGAAGGTTGAGCTGGGGGCCGGTGGCGAAGGCGAGGAGGAGCCCGATGACGATGACCGGGAGCACTCCCCAGAACACACTCATGTCCCGTCCCGCCACGGAGCCGACGGTCCAGAACCGCATCCGGTCCAGGTTGTTCTCGTCGGTGAGGACAAGGGCGCTGATGATCGCCTGGAGGACGGCGTTCATCGCGGCTCCGCCGAGGATCAGGGTCAGTGGGTGGACGTTGCCGCCTCCGACAGAAGCCAGTCCGAAGACGATGAACGTGGCGACGAGGGCACCACCGAAAGCCCATGCGGCGGTGGCACCCGTACCGGTGACGTTGAAGAGGGCGAAGCTACTGACCACGGCCAGTGACGCTCCGGCCGAGATACCGAGGATGCCAGGGTCCGCCAGTGGGTTGCGGGTGTGCCCCTGGATCAGCGCCCCGGCGACTCCGAGTGCCGCTCCGACCACGATGCCGATGAGGGTGCGTGGGAAACGGAGTTCGGTGATGACCTGGAGATCGGGATTGTCGATGCGCTCGGCACGTAGAGCGGAAGGTAGCTGGCGCAGTGCATCCAGGAGGACATCGTTCGGGATGATGCGGGAACCGTAGGCGAGACTGAGCACGAAACCGACGACGAGGAGGACGGTAAGCCCGAGGAGTCCGAGGAGCCGGCGTCGACGTAGGTTTGTCGTCGCCGACACGCCGGGGGTGTGGGGACGCGTCGAGCCCGGTGGTTCGGGGACGTCCGTGGTTCCCGTCGTCATCGGGCCCCTTTCGCTCGTGGGAAAGAGCGTGGTGGCACAGAAGAACCCCTGCCTCCACGCTCGAGGATAGGTTCACCTTAGATCGTAGGTGAGCCTCGCGCAATGAAAGCAGGGGCTGTGCGACCGCTGGTCGGGGAACTTCTTAGCTGAACAGGCCGCCGAGTCCGACTGCAGCGACAATCAGGCTGATGACGGCGGTAATGCCCTTGATGCCATCGAGCCAGTCATCGCCCTCACCGGGGGCGAAGGAACCGAGGATGCCCTCGTCGCCGAAGAGATCGTTGAGCGAACCGGTGATCTCAGAGGTGGAGGAGCCTTCGCCGGAGCCGTCAGTGGCGGAGCCTTCTTCTGACGACTGCGAGATCGAACCGGTCGGCAGGTCGGTGGATCCTTCCTGTGCGGAGGCGACGCCGACACCGGCGAAGGCGACGGTGGCGGCGGTGGCGCCAGCCAGGAGGGTCTTCTTGAGCTTCATGTGATGAATCCTCTTGAGTCAGGGAGCGCCGACACGACAGTGTCGGCGCGGAAGAACTGGGTTTACCTGACCCATAATCTGGTATCAGAGAGAAAAACTCCACACAGTGTGCTGACTCATTCTCACGGTAAGTGTGCCGGTACCGCCCAGTAACATCGCGATTACGTAGTTCATCTGCGGTAACGATGTCGCTGGCTGACTGAGGATGGTCGCAAACAAACCACTCATTATGGGGGGCTTCGCAAGTGCTCCTTCGATCCTCAGTGGATACTTCCCAAGAAATTGGTGATGTAGACAGAACAACACCCCGTCGCCGTGACGGGGTGTTGAGGGGGGCGACAGCTGGGCTAGCCGAGCTGACCCTCGATGAAGTTCCGGCTGTCCTGCAGGACACCCTGGAAGGCGTCGGAGGCGTCGATGGCGGCCGTGTAGGCGCCGGCCAGGGTCGCCACGGCTGCGCCGCCGACGGCGAGGCTGACAAGGGCCTCGGTGGCCTTGCCGTAGTCGAACTGGTCGCCGGTCCAGGAACCGAGGGCATCAGCGCCGGTGACGGATCCGAAGACGTCGCGTTCTGCGGAGAGTTCTGCGGAGCCTGCGGTCGGGGCGCTGCCGGAGTCTTCGTTGGAGGCGGAGCTTCCGGTGCTGGCGTCGTCAGGGAGTTCCTCCTGTGCGGAGGCGACGCTGGTTCCGGCGATGGCGAGGGTGACGGCGGTTGCTGCGGTCAGAAAAGTCTTGCGGGCCTTCATGGTGATTCGCTCCTCTTGAGGATCGTTGGTGAGGGGTACGAATCAGAACTTAGCATGCCGGATGTGAGTCGGATACCGATATGTTCTTGCTGATCAGACGGTAAATACGGGGGAGGGTATTGGTTGGTTGGCAGCGTGCGCGGTATTGCGCCTCCCGGGCCCGGTACCGGGAGGGGTACTGGGAACTGCTCTGACAGGCCGCTGCGTGTGCGCTGGGGCATTCAGGGAGCGGTAACCAGGCGCCGGTGGTCCGTCGGTGCGCCAACAGAGTTCAATGTAGATCCTGTCCCACGAACGGGGGTGTGCGGACACGGGAAACGGCCCCGACCATGTGGTCGGAGCCGTTTCTAGAGTGGTCCCTCAGGGGCCGAGCATCATTGATGATGCGTCACATCAGAAGGGGAAGTTCGGGATCTTCCCGGTGATGTCGTCCACCATGTCCTGGAAGTCGTTCACGGCGTCGTTGATGTTCGGAAGGATGCTGATCGAGCCGGCCACAGCCTTGCCGAAGTCATTGAAGATGGTCAGGGTCTCGGTCGAGCCCTCGATGCTGCCGAGCAGCTCGGCGGAGGAGGAGGTCTCCTCGGTCGGCGGGGTCTCCGGGGTATCGTCCTGTGCGGAAGCGATGCCGGTGCCAGCGATGGCGACAGTGGTGGCGGTGGCTGCGGCGAGCAGGCCCTTCTTGAAAGTCATGTGTGTATCCTCACTGAACTTGTGTGGCCGTCCGGAGGTGCAGTTCTCCGGCCGGAGGCGGGACGTCCCGCCGTTCGGGTGAGAAGTTACCAGCGTCGCCGTGATCTGTCGTGGGGTAATTCCGATGAGAATACATCAGTGCCTAAAACGAAGACTTGTGAGAGCCTTACCTGAGTAGCCTTCTGCAATTCCGCGGAGATGACTCGTTCATATAGATGTCACCTGTGTGGTGGGTTGTGTACGGCCGTTAGTATTGCCACTCTTGATGGTGTTGTTTCCCATCGTTCCAGCTAGGGCGGTAAATGCCCCGGAGGGTACTTGTAGTGATGCGCGTTGTGCGCAGCCCTCCGGCGATGCGTTTCGAGGTACGGGGACGAGCGCAAGGTGATTGTGACATTGTCAGAATCATGCCGTTACTGTGACATGAGACACCTACCGCCGATCGGGGGTGGTGGCATCCCGTAAT
The genomic region above belongs to Corynebacterium glyciniphilum AJ 3170 and contains:
- a CDS encoding siderophore-interacting protein; this encodes MATTPATAVRDTELREHPRRDPSEGTEPADDFGGRLVPVTVTANELIAPNLRRLTLSSPEFRELELTGPDEFFGLLMPQQGHDFEPFDTAGRNIRAAVAEIDEAVRPGLRWYTVRHLRQDEGEIDVDVVMHDDHPGPGASWVSQVRPGATAGVWLCNAIWIRHAERPLFVADPSAVPALLTVLEFTDDHHTDDLSRYHVVVVAHSPDDLESGLAEDWSDRVASLQIIYTTPGMESEAVATHLREAAENGHPSAAVEYVWASGEVGMTKTVRGIAVDEWNVDTAFVDWVAYWIEGRPRP
- a CDS encoding ABC transporter ATP-binding protein — encoded protein: MSTQTRTQTNTITASGLTVGYGKGAPIIDDLSLSIPGGKVTTIIGPNGCGKSTLLRSLARLLPSRAGDVHLDSTDIGGMKRKDLAKIIGVLPQSPVAPPGLVVSDLVSRGRHPHQSWIRQWSSTDEEEVMAALEMTSVANLADRPVDSLSGGQRQRVWISMVLAQHTEVLFLDEPTTYLDLSHSIEVLDLVRELKGRLDRTVVMVLHDLNLAVRYSDHLVVMRDGAIEAAGSPGEIITSRLLKDVFNLDAVVIDDPVVGGPLIVPSAPPETGDHLGDPAS
- a CDS encoding FecCD family ABC transporter permease; the encoded protein is MTPTGTTTDTETPREPRRTWVHNSRVPGRPAFRLGALSTVWRPRHFFVTVVLAITAVILFLLSICLGDYPLTPIRVAEIISARLFDSLHLAGLRDLIVEPSRIEELVVFDWRMPRSVTGIVVGAALGLSGALTQSVTRNALASPDILGITTGASAMAVTIIVLGGGASGGLVGWLSGVGIPVAALAGGLLTGLAIWILAYRRGMDPFRLVLSGIIISALLMAFINFLMTRADLRDATTAQLWLSGSLNATNWTRALPVILLVLIGAPIFAWISFQLLAGVLGPDVARSLGQNVTGVQVALLVFSVALAAVAVSAAGPIGFVAFVSPQIAQRLCGRSTPPLLASALFGSCLLVLADMATQSLLPVELPVGLLTSAVGGLFLIYLLVQNNRRASTE
- a CDS encoding FecCD family ABC transporter permease, which encodes MTTGTTDVPEPPGSTRPHTPGVSATTNLRRRRLLGLLGLTVLLVVGFVLSLAYGSRIIPNDVLLDALRQLPSALRAERIDNPDLQVITELRFPRTLIGIVVGAALGVAGALIQGHTRNPLADPGILGISAGASLAVVSSFALFNVTGTGATAAWAFGGALVATFIVFGLASVGGGNVHPLTLILGGAAMNAVLQAIISALVLTDENNLDRMRFWTVGSVAGRDMSVFWGVLPVIVIGLLLAFATGPQLNLLNLGDDVATALGVNTRVARFMGMVVIALLAASATAAAGPIAFLGLVVPHLVRSITGPDYRWILPYSALGGATLLIYADVLGRLVARPGELQVGIVLAFVGAPLFIYMLVRRKVVQL